One window of the Triticum dicoccoides isolate Atlit2015 ecotype Zavitan chromosome 3B, WEW_v2.0, whole genome shotgun sequence genome contains the following:
- the LOC119281271 gene encoding WAT1-related protein At1g09380-like, translating into MVITKKVLTQIFFSSIFGATLNQVLYFVGLKSTTPIVACALSNTLPALTFVMAAVLKMETVRLGTPSGQAKVLGTVVCVGGSMIMPFYKGSLLKVWASPMHWRYAEHATDATALPSGNAAIVGDVLIILSCVAWAVWFILQSKMSERFSAPYTSTTIMSLMAGVQCAGVSAVMDRSVSAWKLGFDIRLYAALYVGVVGSGIAFAVMSWCIQSRGPLFVSMFSLLMLVVVAVVGWAILEEKIHVGSAIGSSLIVAGLYMVLWGKGREMTGPSDLRDDGGGAAPETMIVLELNCKDARNGNAVVLPVFRTTSPKHQLETTPNGTD; encoded by the exons ATGGTGATCACCAAGAAAGTACTAACCCAGATATTTTTTTCCTCTATTTTTGG CGCGACGCTGAACCAGGTGTTGTACTTCGTGGGGCTCAAGTCCACAACGCCGATCGTGGCGTGCGCGCTCAGCAACACACTCCCGGCGTTAACCTTCGTCATGGCGGCCGTCCTCAAGATGGAGACAGTGAGGCTCGGGACGCCCTCCGGGCAGGCCAAGGTTTTGGGCACCGTCGTGTGCGTCGGCGGTTCCATGATCATGCCCTTCTACAAGGGTTCGCTACTAAAGGTGTGGGCATCCCCGATGCACTGGCGCTACGCCGAGCACGCGACAGACGCGACAGCACTTCCCAGCGGCAACGCCGCCATCGTCGGCGATGTTCTCATCATCCTCAGCTGCGTCGCCTGGGCCGTCTGGTTCATCCTCCAG AGCAAGATGTCGGAGAGGTTCTCGGCGCCCTACACCAGCACGACGATCATGTCCCTGATGGCCGGGGTGCAGTGCGCAGGCGTCAGCGCGGTCATGGACCGGAGCGTGTCGGCGTGGAAGCTAGGGTTTGACATCAGGCTATACGCCGCGCTCTACGTC GGGGTGGTTGGCTCCGGGATCGCGTTCGCGGTCATGTCGTGGTGCATCCAGTCCCGCGGCCCGCTGTTCGTGTCCATGTTCAGCCTGCTGATGCTCGTGGTCGTGGCCGTGGTCGGTTGGGCCATCCTCGAGGAGAAGATACACGTCGGAAG TGCAATCGGTTCTTCCCTCATCGTCGCAGGGTTGTATATGGTGCTTTGGGGCAAGGGGAGGGAGATGACAGGGCCGTCTGACCTCCGCGATgatggcggcggcgcggctccAGAGACCATGATTGTCCTGGAGCTCAACTGCAAGGACGCCAGGAACGGGAACGCCGTCGTCTTGCCGGTGTTCCGTACTACCAGTCCCAAGCACCAACTTGAGACGACCCCAAACGGCACTGACTGA